One segment of Bradyrhizobium sp. WD16 DNA contains the following:
- a CDS encoding DegQ family serine endoprotease — MLRQISFAVAALTFVALAPPALAQDRVVPTSQNQLRLSYAPIVQRVQPAVVNVYAAKVIQNRNPLLDDPIFRRFFGVPGQQPEQMQRSLGSGVMVDAAGLVVTNNHVIEGADQVKISLADKREFEAEIVLKDTRSDLAVLRVKDAKERFPTLDFANSDELQVGDVVLAIGNPFGVGQTVTHGIVSALARTQVGITDYQFFIQTDAAINPGNSGGALVDMNGRLVGINTAIFSRSGGSQGIGFAIPANMVRVVVASAKNGGSAVKRPWLGARLQAVTPEIAETIGLPRPTGALVASVVADSPAARAGLKLSDLITGVEGQTIDDPNAFDYRFATRPLGGSATIDVMRGGKTLRLAVPLETAPDTGRDEVSITGRSPFQGAKVANISPALADEMHLDAAAEGIIITGVAEDGLAANVGFQKGDIVTAVNGQKITHTRDLVQATREASRIWRITVIRGGQQLSVVLGG, encoded by the coding sequence ATGCTCCGTCAGATTTCCTTTGCCGTCGCCGCCCTGACCTTTGTGGCGCTGGCGCCCCCTGCGCTGGCGCAGGATCGGGTGGTGCCGACCTCCCAGAACCAGCTCCGGCTGTCCTACGCGCCGATCGTCCAGCGGGTACAGCCGGCCGTGGTCAACGTCTATGCGGCGAAGGTGATCCAGAATCGCAATCCGCTGCTCGACGATCCGATCTTCCGCCGGTTCTTCGGCGTACCCGGCCAGCAGCCCGAGCAGATGCAGCGCTCGCTGGGCTCGGGCGTGATGGTCGATGCCGCGGGCCTCGTCGTCACCAACAACCACGTCATCGAGGGGGCCGACCAGGTCAAGATCTCGCTCGCCGACAAGCGGGAGTTCGAGGCGGAGATCGTCCTGAAGGACACTCGCAGTGATCTCGCGGTGCTGCGCGTCAAGGACGCCAAGGAACGTTTTCCGACTCTCGACTTCGCCAATTCCGACGAGTTGCAAGTCGGCGACGTGGTGCTGGCGATCGGTAATCCCTTCGGCGTCGGCCAGACCGTCACCCACGGGATCGTCTCGGCGCTGGCGCGCACCCAGGTCGGTATTACCGACTACCAGTTCTTCATCCAGACTGACGCGGCAATCAACCCGGGCAATTCCGGCGGCGCGCTGGTCGACATGAACGGTCGCCTGGTCGGCATCAACACCGCGATCTTCTCGCGCTCCGGCGGTTCGCAGGGCATCGGCTTCGCCATCCCCGCCAACATGGTGCGGGTGGTCGTCGCCTCCGCCAAGAACGGCGGCAGCGCGGTCAAGCGTCCCTGGCTCGGTGCCCGGCTGCAGGCGGTCACGCCGGAAATTGCCGAGACCATCGGCCTGCCGCGCCCTACCGGCGCGCTGGTCGCGAGTGTCGTCGCCGACAGCCCGGCGGCGCGCGCCGGGCTGAAGCTGTCGGACCTGATCACGGGGGTCGAGGGCCAGACCATCGACGATCCCAATGCCTTCGACTATCGCTTCGCCACCCGGCCGCTCGGCGGCAGCGCCACCATCGATGTGATGCGCGGCGGCAAGACACTTCGCCTTGCGGTTCCGCTGGAAACTGCGCCCGACACCGGTCGCGACGAGGTCTCCATCACCGGCCGCAGTCCCTTCCAGGGTGCCAAGGTGGCCAATATCTCGCCGGCACTCGCGGACGAGATGCATCTCGACGCCGCGGCCGAGGGCATCATCATCACCGGCGTTGCCGAGGACGGGCTTGCGGCCAATGTCGGTTTCCAGAAGGGAGACATCGTCACCGCGGTGAACGGGCAGAAGATCACCCACACGCGCGATCTCGTGCAGGCGACGCGGGAGGCGAGCCGGATCTGGCGGATCACCGTGATCCGTGGCGGCCAGCAGCTCTCGGTTGTGCTCGGCGGATGA
- a CDS encoding replication-associated recombination protein A, whose product MSRNKPPAPSLFAAAGLEQDTPHPLPDRLRPRTLADVVGQDHILGPDGALTRMLETRSLGSLVFWGPPGTGKTTVARLLADATELHFEQISAVFSGVADLKKVFEAARARRESGKGTLLFVDEVHRFNRAQQDSFLPVMEDGTVVLVGATTENPSFELNAALLSRARVLVFRSLDAAAVEKLFARAEAVEGKPLPLDAEARAALARMADGDGRAALTLVEEVWRSARPGEVFNAAQLQEILQRRAPIYDKSADGHYNLISALHKSVRGSDPDAALYYLARMFDAGEDPLFLARRVVRMAVEDIGLADPQALVIANAAKDAYDFLGSPEGELAIAQAVIYLATAPKSNAAYVAYGEAMRTAKQAGSLLPPKHILNAPTSLMKSEGYGGGYQYDHDTPEGFSGQNYFPDELGRVTFYDPPDRGFEREIRKRLDYWAKLRANKNAR is encoded by the coding sequence ATGAGCCGTAACAAGCCGCCGGCACCCTCGCTGTTCGCCGCCGCCGGCCTCGAACAGGACACGCCGCATCCGCTGCCCGACCGGTTGCGCCCCAGGACGCTCGCCGATGTGGTCGGCCAGGACCACATCCTCGGCCCCGACGGCGCGCTGACCCGCATGCTCGAGACGCGCAGCCTTGGCTCGCTGGTCTTCTGGGGGCCGCCCGGTACCGGCAAGACCACCGTGGCGCGATTGCTCGCCGACGCCACCGAACTGCATTTCGAGCAGATTTCTGCGGTGTTTTCCGGCGTCGCCGACCTGAAGAAGGTGTTCGAGGCCGCGCGTGCCCGGCGCGAGAGCGGCAAGGGCACGCTGCTGTTCGTCGACGAGGTCCACCGCTTCAACCGCGCCCAGCAGGATTCCTTCCTGCCGGTGATGGAAGACGGCACCGTCGTGCTGGTCGGTGCCACCACCGAAAATCCCTCGTTCGAGCTCAACGCCGCTCTATTGTCGCGCGCACGGGTGCTGGTGTTCCGTTCGCTCGACGCCGCCGCAGTGGAGAAGCTGTTCGCCCGCGCCGAGGCAGTGGAGGGCAAGCCGCTGCCGCTCGACGCCGAGGCCCGCGCGGCACTGGCGCGCATGGCCGACGGCGACGGTCGGGCGGCGCTGACGCTGGTCGAGGAGGTCTGGCGCTCGGCACGCCCCGGCGAAGTCTTCAATGCCGCGCAACTGCAGGAGATCCTGCAGCGCCGGGCTCCCATCTACGACAAGTCGGCCGACGGCCACTACAATCTGATCTCGGCGCTGCACAAATCGGTGCGCGGCTCGGATCCTGATGCAGCGCTGTATTACCTCGCGCGCATGTTCGACGCTGGTGAGGATCCGTTGTTTCTGGCCCGCCGCGTGGTGCGCATGGCTGTGGAGGACATCGGCCTTGCCGACCCGCAGGCGCTGGTAATCGCCAACGCCGCCAAGGATGCCTACGATTTCCTCGGCAGCCCGGAAGGCGAACTCGCCATTGCCCAGGCGGTGATCTATCTCGCCACCGCGCCCAAATCGAATGCAGCCTATGTCGCCTACGGCGAGGCCATGCGCACTGCCAAGCAGGCCGGGTCGCTGCTGCCGCCCAAGCACATCCTCAACGCCCCGACCTCGCTGATGAAATCGGAGGGCTATGGCGGCGGCTACCAGTACGACCATGACACGCCGGAGGGCTTCTCCGGCCAAAACTACTTTCCGGACGAACTCGGCCGGGTGACGTTTTACGATCCGCCTGATCGCGGCTTTGAGCGCGAAATCCGCAAACGGCTCGATTATTGGGCAAAACTGAGAGCCAACAAGAACGCGCGCTGA
- a CDS encoding RluA family pseudouridine synthase, with amino-acid sequence MSRRVRRPLQPRGGDTPRGGSPKGVNKGANKGGRFRSERGKDDRPASSRGNDHRDKGHRDNERPAKRAGAGRAMRGRFDEERAGGARDERKGGPKGAGSVSPFSGKPSQAPPSKTRLQSKPHRAGGAPHTPRLDADQAARKPAQAGAFESQRLINAAEAQPLPSKVQTVTVTADENDMRVDRFLEARFPGLSFSHIQRIVRKGELRVDGKRADSKDRLREGQSVRIPPLRLDAPNGGGEISEAQQKTREALKAMILWEDDDVMVLNKPAGLAVQGGSGTTRHVDQMLEVLRDAKGQRPRLVHRLDKETSGCLLIAKTRFAASKLAGSFRSRSARKIYWALVAGVPKPKQGRISTFLAKEEREDDSVMRIAEHGDEGASHAVTYYAVVETSAQKLAWVSLKPVTGRTHQLRAHMAHIGHPIVGDPKYFNKENWQLPGGLQNRLHLLARRIVIPHPRGGVIDATAPLPQHMQQSWNLLGLEADRFDPIEDAPEE; translated from the coding sequence ATGAGCCGGCGCGTCAGAAGGCCATTGCAGCCGCGGGGCGGCGACACCCCCCGTGGCGGTTCGCCCAAGGGCGTCAACAAGGGCGCCAACAAGGGCGGCCGCTTCAGGAGCGAGCGTGGCAAGGACGATCGTCCGGCGAGTTCTCGCGGCAACGATCACCGCGACAAGGGCCACCGCGACAACGAGCGTCCGGCCAAGCGTGCCGGAGCGGGCCGCGCGATGCGCGGGCGTTTCGACGAGGAACGCGCCGGCGGCGCCCGCGATGAGCGCAAGGGCGGGCCCAAAGGCGCGGGTTCAGTCTCGCCCTTTTCCGGAAAACCTTCGCAAGCCCCGCCCTCAAAGACCAGGCTGCAATCCAAGCCACATCGAGCCGGAGGGGCCCCGCACACCCCGCGTCTTGATGCCGACCAGGCTGCGCGCAAGCCGGCGCAAGCCGGGGCGTTCGAAAGCCAGCGGCTGATCAACGCCGCCGAGGCGCAGCCATTGCCGAGCAAGGTGCAGACCGTGACCGTCACCGCCGACGAGAACGACATGCGGGTCGATCGCTTTCTCGAGGCGCGCTTTCCCGGGCTGTCCTTCTCCCACATCCAGCGCATCGTCCGCAAAGGCGAGTTGCGCGTCGACGGCAAGCGTGCCGACAGCAAGGATCGTCTGCGCGAGGGCCAGAGCGTGCGTATTCCGCCGCTGCGGCTCGATGCGCCGAATGGCGGCGGCGAAATCTCCGAGGCGCAGCAGAAGACCCGTGAGGCCCTCAAGGCGATGATCTTGTGGGAAGATGACGACGTGATGGTGCTGAACAAGCCGGCTGGCCTTGCCGTGCAGGGCGGCTCCGGCACGACGCGACACGTCGACCAGATGCTCGAGGTGCTGCGCGACGCCAAGGGCCAGCGCCCGCGACTCGTACATCGGCTCGACAAGGAAACCTCGGGCTGCCTTCTGATCGCCAAGACACGCTTTGCCGCCTCGAAGCTCGCGGGCTCGTTCCGGTCGCGCTCGGCCCGAAAGATCTATTGGGCACTGGTCGCCGGCGTGCCGAAGCCGAAGCAGGGGCGCATCTCCACCTTTCTGGCCAAGGAGGAGCGCGAGGACGATTCGGTGATGCGCATTGCCGAGCATGGCGATGAGGGCGCGAGCCATGCGGTGACTTATTACGCGGTCGTCGAAACCTCGGCCCAGAAGCTTGCCTGGGTGTCGCTCAAGCCCGTCACCGGCCGCACCCATCAACTCCGAGCCCACATGGCCCATATCGGCCATCCCATCGTCGGCGATCCGAAATATTTCAACAAGGAGAACTGGCAGCTGCCCGGCGGCCTGCAGAACCGGCTGCACCTGCTGGCACGGCGCATCGTCATTCCCCATCCGCGCGGTGGCGTCATCGACGCTACCGCACCGCTGCCGCAGCATATGCAGCAGTCCTGGAACTTGCTCGGCCTGGAGGCCGATCGCTTCGATCCGATCGAAGATGCGCCGGAAGAGTGA
- a CDS encoding ATP12 family chaperone protein has protein sequence MRELFDEVAGKSPLDPNEAARQSSRPVLRRRFYAEAEVASAEEGSFVVTLDGRTIKTPARRVMSAPAKEIAEAIAVEWRSQAETVDPASMPLTRLANSVIDGVADRADEVADDIARYFGSDALFYRAEHPQALVTRQAQHWDPVLFWAADELGAHFILAQGVMHVGQPEAAIAAVRAVLPEDPWRLGAMHVATTLTGSALLALALLRGRLDADAVWTAAHVDEDWNVEQWGADEEVSARRAARRTEFDVASRILAALG, from the coding sequence ATGCGTGAATTGTTCGACGAAGTGGCAGGCAAATCGCCGCTTGATCCCAATGAGGCGGCACGCCAGTCGTCGCGGCCGGTGCTGCGCCGGCGCTTCTACGCCGAGGCCGAAGTGGCGTCGGCGGAAGAAGGGAGCTTCGTCGTAACGCTGGACGGCCGCACCATCAAGACACCGGCCAGGCGGGTGATGAGTGCCCCGGCGAAGGAGATCGCAGAAGCTATCGCCGTCGAATGGCGGTCGCAGGCCGAGACGGTCGACCCCGCATCCATGCCGCTGACGCGGCTCGCCAACAGCGTCATCGACGGCGTCGCTGACCGCGCCGACGAAGTCGCCGACGACATCGCCAGGTATTTCGGCTCGGACGCGCTGTTCTATCGTGCCGAGCATCCGCAGGCGCTGGTCACGCGCCAGGCGCAGCATTGGGATCCGGTCCTGTTCTGGGCGGCAGATGAACTCGGCGCGCATTTCATCCTTGCCCAAGGCGTCATGCATGTCGGCCAGCCCGAAGCCGCGATTGCCGCTGTCCGTGCCGTGTTGCCGGAGGATCCCTGGCGGCTCGGCGCCATGCATGTGGCCACGACGCTGACCGGCTCGGCGCTGCTGGCGCTGGCCCTGCTGCGCGGTCGTCTCGATGCCGACGCGGTCTGGACTGCCGCCCATGTCGACGAGGACTGGAATGTCGAGCAGTGGGGGGCCGACGAGGAGGTCAGCGCGCGGCGCGCGGCACGGCGGACCGAATTCGATGTCGCCAGCCGCATCCTTGCCGCGTTGGGCTGA
- a CDS encoding flagellar hook-length control protein FliK: MVDAVSSVLPVIGVQGISDAVLQPGAVIEARVVQVLEASLVRLAIAGLSIDATTQVPLQAGTSLKLAVAQSADGLQLAIVSAEGSGALAAAPATDISRIAMIAPDDPIRAPLTPAEAAAVTTAAQSAAVKQAGLSPLFADLAAAVDRLPTSLQGVAMALLAARPELSTALNGDTLKSAMRSSGLFLEANLAAGTMAPGSSLADLKAALLVFRQTLSNWLGGSAEIGTAASALSPPIVPSAASADGWAALAGTDPAMGLAAAEGALLVPDLEIEEAFLPKALLPFADELASGAAAQVPMTPGARAAAATLALNLLQEAGQTTDQDAPHGVSSSSGRGAPQGAEALMARGVVPPPLRGATPVAQPVAAASIAADAAPDEVLHRLIDAADGAIARQTLMQIASLPDRIDSRGIDPAGARWQFEIPFATPQGTAVAQFEIARDGGGQTVAAASERSWRARFSLDVEPAGPVHALVSLSGGATSVRMWAERPLTAARLRAGAADLTSALREASLEPGNIVIGDGAPPQVVVARAGHFLDRAT; the protein is encoded by the coding sequence ATGGTGGACGCCGTCAGTTCTGTGCTTCCGGTGATCGGCGTTCAGGGCATCTCCGACGCCGTGCTGCAGCCGGGCGCCGTGATCGAGGCCCGGGTGGTGCAGGTGCTGGAGGCTAGTCTGGTGCGTCTCGCCATTGCCGGCCTGTCCATCGACGCCACCACGCAAGTCCCGCTGCAGGCCGGCACCTCGCTCAAGCTCGCCGTTGCGCAGAGCGCTGATGGCCTGCAACTCGCGATTGTCTCGGCCGAGGGAAGCGGCGCCCTGGCGGCCGCGCCCGCAACCGACATCTCGCGGATCGCCATGATCGCGCCCGATGATCCGATCCGGGCGCCATTGACGCCGGCCGAGGCCGCGGCCGTGACGACCGCCGCCCAGTCCGCGGCGGTCAAGCAGGCTGGGTTGTCACCACTGTTCGCCGATCTTGCCGCTGCCGTGGATCGTCTGCCGACATCGCTGCAAGGCGTCGCCATGGCGCTGCTGGCGGCAAGACCCGAACTTTCCACGGCGCTCAACGGCGACACCCTGAAGTCCGCCATGCGGTCCTCCGGCCTGTTCCTCGAGGCCAATCTCGCCGCCGGCACCATGGCGCCGGGCTCCAGCCTTGCCGATCTCAAGGCGGCCCTGCTGGTGTTTCGCCAGACCCTGTCGAACTGGCTCGGCGGGAGCGCGGAGATCGGGACCGCGGCCTCGGCGCTGTCCCCCCCGATCGTGCCCTCCGCGGCCTCGGCCGATGGTTGGGCGGCCCTGGCGGGGACCGATCCGGCCATGGGCCTCGCAGCCGCGGAAGGCGCGCTTCTGGTGCCGGATCTCGAAATCGAAGAAGCATTTCTGCCCAAGGCGCTGCTGCCCTTTGCCGATGAGCTTGCCAGCGGCGCCGCGGCGCAGGTGCCGATGACACCGGGGGCCCGGGCAGCGGCCGCGACGCTTGCGCTCAACCTTCTCCAGGAGGCGGGCCAGACGACCGACCAGGATGCGCCGCATGGCGTGTCGTCATCGTCCGGCCGCGGCGCGCCGCAAGGCGCAGAAGCCCTGATGGCGCGCGGTGTCGTGCCGCCGCCGCTGCGCGGCGCGACGCCCGTGGCCCAGCCGGTCGCAGCAGCCAGCATTGCGGCCGATGCCGCGCCGGACGAAGTGCTGCATCGCCTGATCGATGCGGCCGACGGCGCCATCGCCCGCCAGACTCTCATGCAGATCGCCTCGCTACCCGATCGCATTGACAGCCGCGGCATCGATCCTGCCGGCGCGCGCTGGCAATTCGAAATTCCCTTCGCCACGCCCCAGGGGACCGCGGTGGCCCAGTTCGAAATCGCCCGTGACGGCGGCGGCCAGACAGTCGCGGCCGCGAGCGAACGAAGCTGGCGGGCGCGTTTCTCTCTCGACGTCGAGCCGGCCGGGCCGGTGCATGCGCTGGTGTCGCTGTCGGGCGGCGCCACCTCGGTGCGAATGTGGGCCGAGCGACCGCTCACCGCGGCGCGACTGCGGGCCGGTGCCGCCGACCTGACGAGCGCCCTGCGTGAGGCAAGTCTCGAGCCGGGCAATATCGTCATCGGTGACGGCGCGCCGCCACAGGTCGTCGTCGCCAGGGCCGGCCACTTTCTGGACCGGGCGACATGA
- a CDS encoding EscU/YscU/HrcU family type III secretion system export apparatus switch protein encodes MSVSRNDPARSLAIALHYERGKGAPRVVAKGRGTVGEKIVEIARANNVPIEENEILAGALSHVELGDEIPEDLYKAVAEVLVFVLRLSKPGR; translated from the coding sequence ATGAGTGTCTCTCGCAACGATCCGGCGCGATCGCTCGCGATCGCGCTGCATTACGAGCGCGGTAAGGGAGCGCCGCGCGTTGTCGCCAAGGGCCGCGGCACGGTCGGTGAAAAGATTGTCGAGATTGCGCGGGCCAACAATGTGCCGATCGAGGAGAACGAGATCCTGGCCGGCGCGCTGTCCCATGTCGAACTCGGCGACGAAATTCCCGAGGATCTCTACAAGGCCGTAGCCGAGGTGCTGGTGTTCGTGCTGCGGCTATCCAAACCGGGCCGCTGA
- the blaOXA gene encoding class D beta-lactamase yields the protein MITRRLALGLPLGALFSRLAPAAAHVAPMKNVIQGSLAKHFTDNGTAGTFVAYKVEDYAVIASDAERSGEAILPASTFKIPNSVIALDTGVVADPDKDVFRWDGVTRFIPEWNKDQTLRSAIAVSAVWVYQEIARRIGEERMQKYVDAFEYGNRNIGGGIDRFWLSGDLRIDPVQQIDFLDRLRRGVLPASERAQALTRDILPVTKVGDAVIRSKTGLIGVDNKQPGEEVRSSVGWIVGWVEKGADVTVFALNMDIRDGHHTAARMTIVQQCLAEIGAL from the coding sequence GTGATCACTCGTCGTCTCGCCCTCGGACTGCCGCTGGGAGCGTTGTTCTCACGCCTCGCGCCGGCCGCCGCCCACGTCGCGCCGATGAAGAACGTCATCCAGGGCAGCCTCGCCAAGCATTTTACCGACAACGGCACAGCAGGCACCTTCGTCGCCTACAAGGTCGAGGACTATGCCGTAATCGCCTCGGACGCCGAGCGCTCGGGCGAGGCGATCCTGCCGGCCTCGACCTTCAAGATTCCGAATTCGGTAATCGCGCTCGACACCGGCGTCGTCGCCGATCCCGACAAAGACGTCTTCAGATGGGATGGCGTCACCCGTTTCATCCCCGAATGGAACAAGGATCAAACCTTGCGCTCGGCGATCGCGGTCTCGGCCGTGTGGGTCTATCAGGAGATCGCGCGGCGCATCGGCGAAGAGCGCATGCAGAAATACGTCGACGCCTTCGAGTACGGCAACCGCAATATCGGCGGCGGCATCGACCGCTTCTGGCTGTCGGGCGACTTGCGCATCGATCCGGTGCAGCAGATTGATTTTCTCGACCGGCTGCGGCGCGGCGTCCTGCCGGCCTCGGAGCGGGCGCAGGCGCTGACACGCGACATCCTGCCGGTGACGAAGGTCGGCGACGCGGTGATCCGCTCGAAGACCGGCCTGATCGGGGTCGATAACAAGCAGCCTGGCGAGGAGGTGCGCTCCAGTGTCGGCTGGATCGTCGGCTGGGTGGAGAAGGGCGCGGACGTCACCGTGTTCGCACTCAACATGGACATCCGCGACGGCCATCACACCGCGGCGCGCATGACCATCGTCCAGCAGTGCCTCGCCGAAATCGGCGCGCTATAG
- a CDS encoding dienelactone hydrolase family protein, with the protein MSDSQFLTGDRSGKPVTLAGEFRIAQGSGRLPVAVLMHGSGGVGANIEPWAEELNAMGVSVFIIDGFTGRGITATSTNQAQLGRLNFILDIYRVLEILAKHPRVDPQRIALIGFSRGGQAALYASIARFHKLWNASGIDFAAYIPFYPDCATSYMDETAVVPKPIRVFHGTADDYNPMATCNAVIARLKTAGRDATITGFAGADHFFDTPFPVGTLVAVKAQTVRGCTIRETEPGVLTNTATNQPFSYEDGCVARDPHFGGDVEAGAAARQAVGAFIKDLFKLK; encoded by the coding sequence TTGAGCGACAGTCAATTCCTCACCGGCGATCGCAGCGGCAAGCCGGTGACGCTCGCCGGCGAATTCCGCATCGCACAAGGCTCCGGCCGGCTTCCGGTCGCGGTGCTGATGCACGGCTCCGGCGGCGTCGGAGCCAACATCGAGCCCTGGGCCGAGGAGCTCAACGCCATGGGCGTGTCGGTGTTCATCATCGACGGCTTCACCGGCCGCGGCATCACCGCGACCAGCACCAATCAGGCGCAACTCGGGCGTCTGAATTTCATTCTCGACATCTATCGCGTGCTGGAGATCCTGGCGAAACACCCGCGGGTCGATCCCCAGCGCATCGCGCTGATCGGCTTTTCACGTGGAGGTCAGGCCGCCCTCTATGCCAGCATCGCCCGCTTCCACAAGCTTTGGAACGCATCAGGCATCGATTTCGCGGCCTACATCCCGTTCTATCCCGACTGCGCCACCAGCTATATGGACGAGACCGCGGTGGTGCCCAAGCCGATCCGGGTATTCCACGGGACCGCCGACGACTACAATCCGATGGCGACCTGCAACGCCGTCATAGCACGGCTGAAGACTGCGGGCCGCGATGCGACCATAACCGGATTTGCCGGTGCCGATCATTTCTTCGATACGCCTTTCCCCGTCGGCACACTCGTGGCCGTCAAGGCGCAGACGGTGCGCGGCTGCACCATCCGCGAAACCGAGCCGGGTGTGCTGACCAATACCGCCACCAACCAGCCGTTCAGCTACGAAGATGGCTGCGTGGCGCGCGATCCGCATTTCGGCGGCGACGTCGAGGCCGGTGCTGCCGCCCGTCAGGCGGTTGGCGCTTTCATCAAGGATCTGTTCAAGCTCAAGTAG
- a CDS encoding DUF4260 domain-containing protein has translation MAEAAGQSGAVTGWARILLRLEGLALAGAALALYRWTGGSWPMFAVLLLIPDLSMLGYLVSPRTGAVAYNTVHVTLGPALLGALAAALREPLFAQCTAIWLAHIGLDRALGYGLKYPAGFGFTHLGRIGRAG, from the coding sequence ATGGCCGAGGCAGCAGGACAGTCGGGCGCGGTGACGGGTTGGGCGCGCATCCTGCTCCGCCTCGAAGGTCTCGCCCTCGCCGGTGCTGCGCTGGCGCTCTATCGCTGGACGGGCGGCTCCTGGCCGATGTTCGCCGTGCTGTTGCTGATTCCCGACCTGTCCATGCTGGGCTATCTCGTCTCGCCGCGCACAGGGGCCGTCGCCTACAACACAGTACATGTGACCCTCGGCCCGGCGCTGCTCGGCGCCCTCGCCGCCGCCTTGCGCGAACCGCTGTTCGCCCAATGCACCGCCATCTGGCTTGCCCATATCGGCCTCGACCGGGCCCTCGGCTACGGCCTGAAATATCCCGCCGGCTTCGGCTTCACCCATCTCGGCCGCATCGGCCGGGCCGGCTGA
- a CDS encoding acyl-CoA carboxylase subunit beta — MKDIVEKLEARRTGAKLGGGIKRIEAQHGRGKLTARGRIELLLDKGSFEEFDMFVEHRSVEFGMEKSKIPGDGVVTGWGTINGRRTFVFAKDFTVFGGSLSETHALKITKLQDMAMKARAPIIGLYDAGGARIQEGVAALAGYSYVFRRNVQASGVIPQISVIMGPCAGGDVYSPAMTDFIFMVKNTSYMFVTGPDVVKTVTNEVVTAEELGGASVHATKSSIADGAYDNDVETLLQMRRLIDFLPANNRDGVPEWPSFDDIERVDMSLDTLVPNNPNKPYDIKELILKVVDEGDFFEIAEAFAKNIVTGFGRVAGRTVGFVANQPMVLAGVLDSDASRKAARFVRFCDAFNIPIVTFVDVPGFLPGTAQEYGGLIKHGAKLLFAYSQCTVPLITVITRKAYGGAFDVMASKEIGADVNYAWPTAQIAVMGAKGAVEIIFRQDIGDAEKIAARTKEYEDRFLSPFVAAERGYIDDVIMPHSTRKRIARALAMLRDKHVEVPARKHDNLPL; from the coding sequence ATGAAAGATATTGTCGAAAAACTCGAGGCGCGGCGCACCGGCGCCAAGCTTGGCGGCGGGATCAAGCGGATCGAGGCGCAGCACGGCCGCGGCAAGCTGACGGCGCGCGGGCGCATCGAGCTCCTGCTCGACAAGGGCTCCTTCGAGGAATTCGACATGTTCGTCGAGCATCGCTCGGTCGAGTTCGGCATGGAGAAGAGCAAGATCCCCGGCGACGGCGTGGTCACCGGCTGGGGCACCATCAACGGCCGCAGGACCTTCGTCTTCGCCAAGGACTTCACCGTGTTCGGCGGCTCGCTCTCGGAAACCCACGCGCTGAAGATCACTAAGCTTCAGGACATGGCGATGAAGGCACGCGCGCCGATCATCGGGCTCTATGATGCCGGCGGCGCCCGCATTCAGGAGGGCGTTGCGGCGTTGGCGGGCTATTCCTACGTCTTCCGCCGCAACGTCCAGGCGTCCGGCGTCATTCCGCAGATCAGCGTCATCATGGGCCCCTGCGCCGGCGGCGACGTTTATTCGCCGGCCATGACCGACTTCATTTTCATGGTGAAGAACACCAGTTACATGTTCGTCACCGGTCCCGATGTGGTGAAAACGGTGACCAACGAGGTGGTGACGGCGGAAGAGCTCGGCGGTGCCAGCGTCCATGCCACCAAATCGTCGATCGCCGACGGCGCCTACGACAACGACGTCGAGACGCTGCTGCAGATGCGCCGGCTGATCGATTTCCTGCCCGCCAACAACCGCGACGGCGTGCCGGAGTGGCCGAGCTTCGATGACATCGAGCGCGTCGACATGTCGCTCGACACCCTGGTGCCGAACAATCCCAACAAGCCCTACGATATCAAGGAATTGATCCTGAAGGTCGTGGACGAGGGCGACTTCTTCGAGATCGCCGAGGCATTCGCCAAGAACATCGTCACCGGCTTCGGCCGCGTCGCCGGTCGCACCGTCGGCTTCGTCGCCAACCAGCCCATGGTGCTGGCCGGTGTGCTCGACAGCGATGCCTCGCGCAAGGCGGCGCGTTTCGTGCGGTTCTGCGACGCCTTCAACATTCCGATCGTCACCTTCGTCGACGTGCCGGGCTTCCTGCCGGGTACGGCGCAGGAATATGGCGGCCTGATCAAGCACGGCGCCAAGCTCTTGTTCGCCTATTCGCAATGCACGGTGCCGCTGATCACCGTGATTACCCGCAAGGCCTATGGCGGCGCCTTCGACGTCATGGCCTCCAAGGAGATCGGCGCCGACGTTAATTACGCCTGGCCGACGGCGCAGATCGCGGTGATGGGCGCCAAGGGCGCGGTGGAGATCATCTTTCGCCAGGACATCGGCGACGCCGAGAAGATCGCCGCACGAACCAAGGAATACGAGGATCGCTTCCTGTCGCCCTTCGTCGCCGCCGAGCGCGGCTATATCGACGACGTGATCATGCCGCACTCCACCCGCAAGCGCATTGCGCGGGCGCTTGCCATGCTGCGCGACAAGCATGTCGAAGTGCCGGCCAGGAAGCACGACAATTTGCCATTGTGA